One stretch of Bacteroidota bacterium DNA includes these proteins:
- a CDS encoding MlaD family protein, with protein MKINKETKIGIFVTLVIAVFIWGLNFLKGRNLFTRENTFYAVYDNVGGLMESSKVIIHGYKVGKVDKIFFMSGHNDKIIVRLAIDKQFKIPKNSVAKIYSTDFMGTKAVDLILSDSKEYCNENDTLRSDFEQALIDQINDEILPVKFKAENLMMAIDTVLEDVHSVLNESTKKNISLTFRHVEGISASVDDLLSSQKGRLAAIFYNIESISDNLKENNKYLTAAIHNLSATSDSLAKSNLKVAINNANASLEQTREIMSKINKGQGTLGLLVNDETLYTNLKNSSQQLDALVKDIKEHPRRYLHFSVFGKKEK; from the coding sequence ATGAAAATCAACAAAGAAACTAAAATAGGAATATTCGTCACTTTAGTAATAGCAGTATTTATTTGGGGACTGAATTTCTTAAAAGGAAGGAATCTTTTCACACGCGAAAACACCTTTTATGCAGTCTATGATAATGTGGGCGGCCTGATGGAATCCAGTAAAGTCATTATCCATGGATATAAAGTAGGGAAAGTTGACAAAATCTTCTTTATGTCTGGACATAATGACAAGATCATAGTCAGGTTGGCAATAGATAAACAATTCAAAATTCCTAAAAATTCCGTAGCAAAAATCTACAGTACGGATTTCATGGGCACAAAGGCTGTAGATTTGATTTTAAGTGATTCTAAAGAATATTGCAATGAGAATGACACCCTTCGTTCAGATTTTGAACAGGCACTGATCGATCAGATCAATGATGAAATACTGCCGGTGAAATTTAAGGCAGAAAACCTGATGATGGCCATTGATACGGTATTGGAAGATGTACATTCCGTTCTTAACGAATCGACCAAGAAAAATATTTCACTTACCTTCCGCCATGTGGAAGGCATTTCCGCATCGGTTGATGATCTTTTGTCCAGCCAGAAAGGCAGGCTGGCTGCAATTTTTTACAACATCGAATCGATTTCAGATAACTTAAAGGAGAACAACAAGTATCTGACCGCAGCCATTCATAATCTTTCGGCTACCAGTGATTCTTTGGCCAAGTCTAATCTGAAAGTTGCCATCAATAATGCCAATGCCTCCCTTGAACAGACCCGGGAAATCATGTCAAAAATCAATAAAGGCCAAGGCACTTTGGGTTTACTGGTAAATGATGAAACATTATATACCAATCTGAAAAATTCTTCCCAACAGTTGGATGCTTTGGTAAAGGACATAAAAGAACATCCAAGGCGCTATCTTCATTTTTCTGTTTTTGGAAAAAAAGAAAAGTAA